A window of Enoplosus armatus isolate fEnoArm2 chromosome 3, fEnoArm2.hap1, whole genome shotgun sequence contains these coding sequences:
- the tspo gene encoding translocator protein: MWLPMLGMTALPHLGGLYGGYVTRKEVKTWYPTLQKPSWRPPNAAFPVVWTCLYTGMGYGSYLVWKELGGFTEEALVPLGLYGLQLALNWAWTPIFFGAHKLKWALLEIVLLTGTVGATMVSWYSINRTATLLMAPYLSWLCLATSLNYCIWRDNPEKKEE, from the exons ATGTGGCTGCCCATGCTTGGAATGACCGCCCTGCCACACTTGGGAGGGCTCTACGGCGGTTATGTGACACGTAAAGAGGTGAAGACCTGGTACCCAACCCTGCAGAAGCCATCATGGCGCCCACCAAATGCAGCGTTCCCTGTTGTGTGGACCTGTCTGTATACAGGCATGGG GTATGGCTCCTACCTGGTGTGGAAAGAGCTAGGAGGTTTCACTGAGGAGGCACTGGTTCCACTGGGACTTTATGGGCTGCAGCTAGCCCTGAACTGGGCCTGGACTCCTATCTTCTTTGGTGCACACAAGCTGAAATGG GCACTCCTTGAGATTGTGCTTCTCACTGGGACCGTCGGAGCCACTATGGTGTCTTGGTATTCCATCAACCGCACTGCCACTCTGCTGATGGCGCCCTACCTGTCCTGGCTGTGCCTCGCCACCTCTCTCAACTACTGCATATGGAGAGACAACcctgagaaaaaagaagagtaG
- the uqcc2 gene encoding ubiquinol-cytochrome-c reductase complex assembly factor 2, giving the protein MSATRYRRFLKLCEEWPRDEAKKTRDLGTFLRQRVASAFREGENTQISDPEKCDQMYDSLARINGNIYRQRFPRVRDTSFTGVTVEECKVLLSGSVQQMDDEKKGLWKTLMERFSKSPEDAPEKAPEK; this is encoded by the exons ATGTCTGCTACCAGGTACCGTCGGTTCCTGAAGCTGTGTGAGGAATGGCCGCGGGACGAGGCCAAGAAAACCCGTGATTTGGGAACGTTTCTGCGGCAGAGGGTAGCTTCAGCCTTCCGTGagggtgaaaacacacag ATCTCAGATCCAGAGAAGTGCGACCAGATGTATGACAGTTTGGCCCGTATTAACGGCAACATATACAGACAACGA TTTCCTCGTGTGAGAGACACAAGCTTTACTGGAGTTACAGTGGAAGAGTGTAAAGTGCTTTTGTCAG GGAGTGTGCAACAGATGGACGATGAAAAAAAGGGTTTGTGGAAGACGTTAATGGAGAGATTCTCCAAATCACCAGAAGACGCTCCAGAGAAAGCTCctgaaaaataa
- the tomm6 gene encoding mitochondrial import receptor subunit TOM6 homolog, translating to MSGSEGKKSSTSGVMEWIGSACRFATDRNDFRRNLLVNLGLFAAGVWVARNLSDFDLMSPQPVT from the exons ATGAGTGGCTCAGAAGGCAAAAAGAGCTCTACCTCTGGTGTTATGGAGTGGATCGGTTCAGCTTGTCGGTTTGCAACAGACAGAAACGACTTCAGAAG gaaTCTTCTGGTCAACCTGGGCTTGTTTGCAGCTGGTGTTTGGGTTGCAAGAAATCTCTCAGATTTCGACCTGATGTCTCCTCAGCCTGTAACATAA
- the c3h1orf74 gene encoding UPF0739 protein C1orf74 homolog has protein sequence MVCQVISAAMSTQELFVAAARKCLSAGRKCLSVSQSLDLAAQVSAVDLGLKPALLYDSNGASADQVQQYLSSLQSSRLVSKSLLTLDLNGNTLIVNPVTVRSNVEQLFQDSNVAVVDVCHSLERPAITDPRRGELKGTTHDLLLLLRGLEQLKEAEKPHYVGEESEEWNLCTVFGLLLGYPVTYWFNQTESFENCLSMTPLMVTTASATWQADTSAHRCCLYSFSVPSVLLEETQSNLENWRLCLQGRFQQQNVLKDLTVCQSTVTLRSVCL, from the coding sequence ATGGTGTGTCAAGTGATTTCTGCAGCTATGTCCACTCAGGAGCTCTTTGTTGCTGCAGCTCGTaaatgtctgtctgctggtagaaaatgtctctctgtctctcagagtcTGGACCTAGCTGCTCAGGTCTCGGCTGTTGATTTGGGATTGAAGCCTGCGTTATTGTACGATAGCAACGGTGCCAGTGCCGATCAGGTGCAGCAGTATTTGAGCTCTTTGCAGTCGTCCCGGCTCGTGTCTAAATCACTTCTCACGCTGGATTTGAATGGAAATACTCTTATTGTTAATCCAGTTACAGTCAGATCAAATGTAGAACAGCTGTTTCAGGATAGCAACGTGGCTGTAGTTGATGTCTGCCACTCACTGGAGAGGCCCGCCATCACTGACCCGCGCAGAGGAGAGCTGAAGGGCACGACACACGATTTACTGCTTCTCCTGAGAGGGTTGGAACAACTGAAGGAGGCTGAGAAACCTCATTATGTTGGAGAGGAGTCAGAGGAGTGGAACCTGTGCACAGTGTTCGGTCTTTTATTGGGTTACCCCGTCACTTACTGGTTTAATCAGACCGAGAGTTTCGAAAACTGTCTGTCCATGACTCCCCTGATGGTCACTACGGCTTCAGCAACATGGCAGGCGGACACCTCAGCTCACAGATGTTGTCTGTACTCCTTCAGCGTCCCATCTGTTCTGCTCGAAGAGACACAGTCCAACCTGGAAAACTGGAGGCTTTGTTTACAAGGAAGATTTCAGCAGCAAAATGTCCTGAAGGATCTTACAGTTTGTCAATCCACAGTCACCCTGCgctctgtctgtttgtga
- the sirt4 gene encoding NAD-dependent protein lipoamidase sirtuin-4, mitochondrial → MSSPWRILTLHTAPVRRASSVPAGVLSFVPACSSTGAHSLELLQDFVSRARRLFVISGAGLSTESGIPDYRSEGVGLYARTDRRPMQHAEFVRSAKSRQRYWARNFVGWPQFSSHQPNSAHKVLRRWEERGKLHWLVTQNVDALHSKAGQRGLTELHGCAHRVVCLGCGAISAREELQRRFVALNPDWRAQAEAVAPDGDVFIEDEQVLHFRVPSCEDCGGILKPEVTFFGDTVNKATVQSVHDRLAESDAVLVVGSSLQVYSGYRFLLAASDRNMPVAILNIGSTRADHLAGLKVSGRCGEVLSAIQPL, encoded by the exons ATGAGCTCACCATGGCGGATCCTCACACTACACACAGCACCTGTACGGAGGGCATCCTCCGTGCCTGCAGGTGTGTTGAGCTTTGTCCCCGCTTGCAGCAGCACTGGTGCCCACtccctggagctgctgcaggacttTGTGTCCCGAGCCAGACGCCTGTTTGTCATCAGTGGAGCGGGACTCTCCACAGAGTCAGGGATCCCCGATTACCGCTCAGAGGGTGTCGGGCTGTACGCGCGCACTGACAGGCGGCCCATGCAGCACGCAGAGTTTGTCCGCAGTGCAAAGTCCCGTCAGCGCTACTGGGCCAGAAACTTTGTGGGGTGGCCGCAGTTCTCCTCCCATCAGCCCAACTCTGCACACAAGGTCCTGCGGcggtgggaggagagaggcaagCTGCACTGGCTGGTCACACAGAATGTGGATGCTCTTCATTCAAaggcaggacagagaggactgaCTGAGCTCCACGGCTGCGCCCACAG GGTGGTGTGTCTCGGCTGCGGTGCCATCTCAGCGAGGGAGGAGCTCCAGAGGCGATTCGTAGCACTAAACCCCGACTGGAGGGCGCAGGCCGAAGCTGTGGCTCCGGACGGGGACGTCTTCATAGAGGACGAGCAGGTCCTCCATTTCAGAGTTCCCTCCTGTGAGGACTGTGGAGGGATACTGAAGCCCGAGGTCACGTTTTTTGGGGACACCGTGAACAAAGCGACAGTGCAGTCAGTGCACGACAGACTGGCGGAGTCGGATGCGGTGCTGGTCGTGGGGTCATCGTTACAG GTATATTCAGGATACAGGTTTTTACTGGCAGCGAGTGACAGGAACATGCCTGTCGCCATCCTCAACATTGGGTCCACGAGAGCAGACCATCTGGCCGGGCTGAAAGTGAGCGGCCGCTGTGGTGAAGTGCTGTCAGCCATCCAACCTCTGTGA